A genomic region of Brevibacillus sp. JNUCC-41 contains the following coding sequences:
- a CDS encoding ATP-grasp domain-containing protein — protein sequence MIILNESIVSPILLKVLEEQQIPVLEQGQWGDTLTSEKLNIQKDTEFFMSMEKDKRILTNSENGITLLGHFLPNSNEYIWSKLLKDKSQVRNLTKSLYPDFYFQDIDLSIISDLDKNQIPFPVVIKPNIGYSSVGVHKVKNEQDWDIAVNQLKADLLHSDGLYDSEVVGSQTVLIEEWIQGEEYAIDGYYNQDGEPVILNVFKRLFKDDYDTSDRIYYTSKLAINEIYHDALKFMKNIQTVLPLRNYPVHFEIRKKENRVIPIEINPLRFAGAGTTDLGYHAYGMNMYEHYFSGTKPDWNRILEEMDDHIYSFFFAEVPLEINPEDVSCMDHDGLRHEFEHVMEYRQLPFQKDRSMAIIFYRSEDLNENLQLLHLDLIPYLTIKHLVFI from the coding sequence ATGATTATTTTGAATGAGTCCATTGTGTCGCCAATTCTTCTAAAGGTGTTGGAAGAACAGCAAATTCCAGTGCTGGAACAGGGGCAATGGGGAGACACATTAACATCAGAAAAGCTAAACATTCAAAAGGATACAGAATTTTTCATGTCCATGGAAAAGGACAAAAGAATTCTTACAAACTCTGAAAATGGCATAACATTATTGGGTCATTTTCTACCAAATAGCAATGAGTACATTTGGTCAAAGTTATTGAAGGATAAGAGTCAGGTGCGAAATTTGACGAAATCTTTATATCCTGATTTCTATTTCCAAGATATTGATTTATCTATAATAAGTGACTTGGATAAAAATCAAATACCGTTTCCGGTAGTTATTAAACCCAATATTGGCTATTCGAGTGTAGGGGTCCACAAAGTCAAGAATGAGCAGGATTGGGATATAGCCGTGAATCAGCTTAAAGCGGACTTACTTCATTCGGATGGATTATATGATTCAGAAGTGGTCGGTTCCCAGACCGTTTTAATAGAAGAGTGGATTCAGGGTGAAGAGTATGCCATTGATGGCTATTACAATCAAGATGGTGAACCGGTCATTTTGAATGTCTTCAAACGATTATTCAAGGATGATTACGATACTTCCGATCGAATTTATTATACTTCGAAGTTGGCCATTAACGAAATCTATCATGACGCACTAAAGTTCATGAAGAATATTCAAACGGTCCTTCCACTTAGGAATTACCCTGTGCATTTTGAAATTCGCAAAAAGGAAAACCGGGTGATACCCATTGAAATCAATCCCCTGCGTTTTGCTGGGGCGGGTACAACGGATCTAGGTTACCATGCCTATGGAATGAATATGTATGAACACTATTTTTCAGGAACGAAACCCGATTGGAATCGGATATTGGAAGAGATGGACGATCATATATATAGCTTTTTCTTTGCAGAGGTACCACTGGAAATAAATCCGGAAGATGTTTCATGTATGGATCATGATGGACTCCGTCATGAATTCGAACATGTTATGGAATATAGGCAGCTTCCTTTTCAAAAAGACCGGAGCATGGCAATCATCTTTTATAGAAGTGAGGATTTGAATGAAAATCTCCAATTGCTCCATTTGGACTTAATACCATATTTGACTATAAAACACCTGGTTTTCATCTAA
- a CDS encoding methyl-accepting chemotaxis protein → MRFSKLNPNKSLLAKLFLFYIIPFVLFAGAMGLCFSYITNKMINENVLPQFDERLSENAHSLAASLNPTLINKASERGEEIRRKLDAFVEDKKGIEYVYVLKRENDADMIAALNGSEDYMVESPFTPEQAKSINGNEDVLSEIYKDKWGTHKSYFTPIKGTDAIVGIDMDAKFIDELKSTMIFYNILFFASAIILGVLCAVVIGKKISGPVNELVGYTNEMAKGDLSKSIPVGRQDEIGDLSNGFEDMRLSLAYIIKNVREHAQTMNQTTVSIQQSFEEMVESYGQIVTGTTEEAKASEERAHHIDRISNMISDLTDTIRLMNEQTNEMNEFTLHTNTLAEQGSKQVQDVTSQMDKIMENGQATKANLVSLEEDVVKINEVIGLIRVIASQTNLLSLNASIEAARAGDAGRGFAVVAQEVQKLAVQTDESIDIISESIMRINEQTAKVIQNNDESFQDIVNGVSLVENNGEIFNKIFESVEKLLKGTERLAVHSKKINESSDESLASIQEIAAISEEGVATTEQISAAAIQQNTIMTGLKEQNEELAKESAILEEMVEKFITEK, encoded by the coding sequence ATGAGATTTTCAAAGCTTAATCCTAATAAATCTTTGCTGGCAAAACTATTCTTGTTTTATATTATTCCTTTCGTACTTTTCGCAGGGGCCATGGGCCTTTGCTTTTCCTATATTACTAATAAAATGATCAATGAGAATGTCCTTCCGCAATTCGATGAACGCCTTTCTGAAAATGCCCACAGCTTAGCAGCGAGCCTCAATCCCACTTTGATAAACAAAGCTTCGGAACGGGGCGAAGAGATTAGGCGGAAACTAGATGCCTTTGTTGAAGATAAAAAGGGAATTGAATATGTTTATGTGCTGAAGCGGGAGAATGATGCCGACATGATTGCAGCCTTGAACGGCAGCGAGGACTACATGGTCGAATCCCCTTTCACGCCGGAACAGGCAAAATCGATAAATGGAAACGAAGACGTATTAAGTGAAATATATAAAGATAAGTGGGGTACACACAAATCGTACTTTACGCCAATCAAAGGGACGGACGCGATTGTCGGAATCGATATGGATGCAAAATTCATCGATGAATTGAAAAGCACAATGATATTCTATAATATCTTATTTTTTGCAAGTGCCATTATTTTAGGTGTGCTATGCGCCGTTGTCATCGGGAAAAAGATTTCGGGACCCGTCAATGAACTTGTTGGTTACACGAATGAAATGGCAAAAGGGGACTTAAGTAAATCGATTCCCGTTGGTAGACAGGATGAGATTGGCGATCTTTCAAATGGATTCGAAGATATGAGATTAAGTTTGGCCTATATTATCAAGAATGTCCGTGAACACGCTCAAACGATGAATCAAACGACAGTATCCATTCAGCAATCATTTGAAGAGATGGTGGAATCCTATGGCCAGATAGTGACGGGGACAACGGAAGAAGCAAAAGCTTCAGAAGAACGTGCCCATCATATTGACCGAATTTCCAATATGATCAGTGACTTAACGGATACAATCCGTTTAATGAATGAACAAACGAATGAAATGAATGAATTTACCCTGCATACGAATACACTTGCTGAACAAGGAAGTAAACAAGTGCAAGATGTAACGAGCCAGATGGATAAAATCATGGAAAACGGCCAAGCGACTAAAGCCAATTTGGTGAGCCTGGAAGAGGATGTAGTGAAGATAAATGAAGTGATTGGCTTAATAAGGGTGATTGCTTCTCAAACGAACCTGCTATCCCTGAATGCTTCCATTGAAGCGGCACGGGCGGGTGATGCCGGCAGAGGTTTTGCCGTAGTGGCTCAAGAGGTGCAAAAATTGGCTGTGCAAACAGATGAATCCATCGATATCATTTCAGAATCCATCATGCGGATTAATGAACAAACAGCCAAAGTCATCCAAAATAATGATGAAAGTTTTCAGGATATAGTAAATGGTGTTTCCTTAGTGGAAAACAATGGCGAGATTTTCAATAAGATATTTGAATCCGTAGAGAAATTGCTGAAAGGCACGGAACGATTAGCCGTCCATTCGAAAAAAATCAATGAGTCCTCGGATGAAAGCCTCGCATCCATTCAGGAAATTGCGGCGATCTCAGAAGAAGGAGTCGCAACGACGGAGCAAATCTCGGCAGCTGCCATTCAACAAAACACCATAATGACTGGATTGAAGGAACAAAATGAAGAGTTAGCAAAAGAATCGGCCATTTTAGAAGAAATGGTAGAAAAGTTCATTACCGAAAAATGA
- a CDS encoding cold-shock protein: MEQGKVKWFNAEKGFGFIERENGDDVFVHFSAIQSEGFKSLDEGQEVTFEVEQGQRGPQASNVQKA, from the coding sequence ATGGAACAAGGTAAAGTAAAATGGTTTAACGCAGAAAAAGGTTTTGGATTCATCGAACGCGAAAACGGAGACGACGTATTCGTACATTTCTCAGCTATCCAAAGCGAAGGTTTCAAATCTTTAGACGAAGGTCAAGAAGTTACTTTTGAAGTAGAACAAGGTCAACGCGGACCTCAAGCTTCTAACGTTCAAAAAGCATAA
- a CDS encoding ArsR/SmtB family transcription factor, translating to MTELKDICDVHLHDEVKVNRIQEEMNQVNLSSMSKLFKVIGDENRAKIAYALCKDEELCVCDLANIIGASMATTSHHLRTLYKHAIVKYRKEGKLAFYSLDDHHIRQLILIALEHQQEVRVDG from the coding sequence ATGACGGAACTGAAAGATATATGTGATGTCCACCTGCATGATGAAGTGAAGGTTAATCGCATTCAAGAGGAAATGAACCAGGTGAATTTATCCAGCATGTCGAAGCTGTTTAAGGTTATAGGCGATGAGAATAGGGCAAAGATAGCTTATGCGCTCTGTAAGGACGAGGAACTGTGTGTGTGCGATCTGGCCAATATTATTGGTGCTTCGATGGCGACTACGTCCCATCATCTTCGTACGCTTTATAAACACGCAATCGTAAAATACAGAAAAGAAGGAAAGTTGGCTTTTTATTCTTTGGATGATCACCATATAAGGCAGTTAATTCTCATTGCACTAGAACATCAGCAGGAGGTAAGGGTCGATGGCTGA
- a CDS encoding heavy metal translocating P-type ATPase has translation MAESTLKTYRIQGLSCTNCAAKFENNVRELEGVEDAKINFGASKISVQGSATIEEIEKAGSFDNLRVRGEQEQVKQKEPFWKQKENIKVVFSVILLLISWILDNRYAGGSIVPVIGYAAAIIVGGYSLFVNGLKNLVRLRFDMHTLMTVAIIGAAVLGEWGEGATVVILFAISEALEKYSMDKARNSIESLMNIAPKEALIRRGHHEMMVAVDEIEVGDIMIVKPGQKLAMDGRIMKGASTLNQAAITGESEPVFKTFDGEVFAGTLNGEGLLEVEVTKRVEDTTIAKIIHLVEEAQAEKAPSQAFVDKFAKFYTPAIMLIALAIAVLPPIVMSGVWSEWIYRGLAVLVVGCPCALVISTPIAIVTAIGNAAKHGVLIKGGVHLEEAGALKAIAFDKTGTLTKGIPEVTDFTVLSAELNEQEVLAIAAALESRSQHPLATAILQKAENHDVDYHSLLVEDFTAITGKGIKGKINQGIYYIGKPHLFEEEAGLGFSDDVLKLISGFQNTGKTVMVLGDQVKVLALIAVSDEIRESSKEAIRKLHELGIEKTIMLTGDNIGTAKAIGAAAGVHEIEAELLPQDKLTIIKRWKQKYDRVAMVGDGVNDAPALAASTVGIAMGGAGTDTALETADIALMGDDLSKLPYTISLSRKTLKIIKQNITFSLVIKILALLLIAPGWLTLWMAIFADMGATLLVTLNSLRLLRIKE, from the coding sequence ATGGCTGAGTCCACATTAAAAACATATCGTATCCAAGGTCTATCTTGCACGAATTGTGCAGCTAAATTTGAGAACAATGTCCGGGAACTAGAAGGTGTGGAGGATGCCAAAATCAACTTTGGTGCCTCGAAGATTTCTGTACAGGGCAGTGCGACTATCGAAGAGATTGAAAAGGCGGGTTCTTTTGATAACCTGAGAGTCCGCGGTGAACAGGAACAGGTGAAACAAAAGGAACCATTTTGGAAGCAAAAAGAAAATATAAAAGTGGTGTTCTCGGTTATCCTTTTGCTGATCAGCTGGATTTTGGATAATCGATATGCTGGTGGAAGCATCGTGCCGGTAATCGGTTATGCGGCTGCAATCATAGTTGGGGGATATTCGTTATTTGTCAATGGATTGAAGAATCTTGTCAGGCTTCGCTTTGATATGCACACCCTTATGACGGTTGCCATCATCGGGGCGGCCGTGCTTGGTGAATGGGGCGAAGGGGCGACTGTCGTCATCCTCTTTGCGATAAGTGAAGCACTGGAAAAATATTCGATGGATAAAGCCCGTAATTCTATAGAATCATTAATGAACATCGCACCTAAGGAAGCCTTGATCCGTAGGGGGCATCACGAAATGATGGTTGCTGTTGATGAGATTGAAGTGGGCGACATCATGATCGTTAAACCGGGTCAAAAGCTTGCCATGGATGGCAGGATCATGAAAGGTGCCTCGACACTTAATCAAGCAGCCATTACTGGGGAATCCGAGCCGGTTTTTAAAACGTTTGATGGTGAAGTGTTTGCCGGAACCTTAAATGGTGAAGGGTTGCTCGAAGTGGAGGTCACGAAGCGAGTCGAGGATACGACGATTGCAAAAATCATCCACCTTGTTGAAGAAGCACAGGCTGAAAAGGCACCTTCCCAAGCCTTCGTGGATAAATTCGCAAAATTCTATACGCCGGCCATAATGCTCATTGCCTTGGCCATTGCCGTGTTGCCCCCCATTGTGATGAGCGGGGTTTGGAGTGAATGGATTTACCGGGGGCTGGCTGTACTTGTTGTCGGTTGTCCGTGTGCTTTGGTCATTTCTACGCCCATCGCCATTGTGACAGCTATCGGAAATGCTGCGAAACATGGTGTGCTGATTAAAGGCGGGGTCCATTTGGAGGAAGCGGGAGCCTTAAAGGCGATTGCGTTTGACAAAACGGGTACTTTAACAAAGGGCATACCTGAAGTGACTGATTTCACAGTGTTATCTGCTGAGTTGAATGAACAGGAAGTGCTGGCTATCGCTGCTGCTTTAGAAAGCAGATCACAGCACCCCCTTGCCACGGCCATTCTCCAAAAGGCGGAAAACCACGATGTGGACTATCATTCTTTATTGGTAGAGGATTTTACTGCAATTACCGGTAAAGGTATAAAAGGGAAAATCAATCAAGGAATCTATTACATTGGTAAACCCCACCTTTTTGAAGAAGAGGCAGGCTTAGGCTTCTCTGATGATGTGCTTAAATTAATCAGCGGCTTTCAAAATACAGGTAAGACGGTGATGGTGCTTGGCGATCAAGTGAAGGTCTTGGCGCTCATCGCGGTGTCTGATGAAATAAGGGAAAGCAGTAAGGAAGCAATTCGGAAACTGCATGAATTGGGCATTGAAAAAACGATCATGCTGACCGGGGATAATATCGGAACAGCTAAAGCTATCGGGGCGGCAGCTGGCGTTCATGAGATCGAGGCGGAGCTATTGCCACAAGATAAATTGACCATCATCAAACGATGGAAACAAAAATATGATCGAGTGGCCATGGTAGGCGATGGAGTTAATGATGCTCCGGCCCTGGCAGCTTCCACGGTAGGAATCGCAATGGGCGGTGCGGGTACAGATACGGCCCTTGAAACGGCCGATATTGCCTTAATGGGTGATGACTTATCGAAGCTGCCTTATACAATCAGCTTGAGCCGTAAAACATTAAAAATCATTAAGCAGAACATCACGTTTTCATTGGTGATTAAAATCCTGGCCTTATTATTGATAGCGCCGGGCTGGTTAACACTTTGGATGGCTATTTTTGCCGACATGGGTGCGACGTTATTAGTTACATTGAATAGTCTTAGGTTATTGAGAATAAAGGAATAG
- the hflX gene encoding GTPase HflX has translation MMELQQRAILVGVNLNGQKDFEYSMEELANLTEACEVEVAATITQNLHRVNSSHIIGTGKIEEVKNLVEHKEANVVIFNDQLSPSQLRNLERDMDCKVIDRTILILDIFAHRAKTKEAQLQVEVAKLQYMLPRLVGLRESLGRQSGGVGTNKGAGEKQLELDRRRIEENISVLNKELEALVAHRQTQRKQRKKNAIPVVSLVGYTNAGKSSIMNALIEMFHPTAEKQVLEKDMLFATLETSVRNIPLPDKKEFLLTDTVGFVSKLPHHLVKAFRSTLEEVVEADLLIHVVDFSNPDHEHQIEITDKTLNEIGIKGIPTIFAYNKADLTDLDIPQVNRGSVYMSAKNKVGIEELIDQIRKHIFVDYTHCEMLIPFDQGQLVSYFNENGHITETEYEATGYRIKLECKKTDYEKYKRYVIHPE, from the coding sequence ATGATGGAATTACAGCAGAGGGCAATCTTGGTTGGAGTTAATCTTAACGGTCAAAAGGATTTTGAGTATTCAATGGAAGAATTGGCCAATTTAACGGAAGCATGTGAGGTAGAGGTTGCAGCGACCATCACACAAAATTTGCATCGGGTGAACTCGTCACATATTATTGGTACCGGGAAGATCGAGGAAGTGAAAAATCTCGTTGAGCATAAAGAAGCGAATGTCGTCATTTTTAATGATCAGCTCTCCCCTTCGCAACTTCGTAATCTGGAGAGGGACATGGATTGCAAGGTGATCGACCGGACAATCTTGATTCTGGACATCTTCGCGCATCGGGCGAAAACGAAGGAAGCACAGCTTCAGGTAGAAGTGGCAAAGCTTCAGTATATGCTCCCGCGTCTCGTTGGTTTGAGGGAGTCATTAGGGCGTCAGAGTGGAGGGGTGGGTACAAACAAAGGTGCAGGTGAAAAGCAGTTAGAGCTTGACCGCAGGAGAATCGAGGAAAATATAAGTGTATTGAATAAAGAACTGGAAGCCCTTGTTGCACACCGGCAAACACAGAGGAAACAGCGGAAAAAGAATGCCATCCCTGTCGTATCCTTAGTCGGTTATACCAATGCAGGTAAATCTTCGATCATGAATGCCCTGATTGAGATGTTCCATCCAACAGCCGAGAAGCAGGTGCTTGAGAAGGATATGCTGTTCGCAACGCTTGAGACATCCGTCCGAAACATCCCGCTTCCGGATAAGAAGGAATTTTTATTGACGGATACGGTGGGGTTTGTGTCCAAATTGCCCCATCATCTCGTGAAAGCCTTCCGCTCCACATTGGAAGAAGTGGTAGAAGCGGACCTGTTGATTCATGTTGTCGATTTTTCCAATCCTGATCATGAGCATCAAATTGAGATAACGGATAAGACTTTAAACGAGATAGGCATTAAAGGGATTCCAACGATTTTTGCTTATAATAAAGCCGACCTTACCGATTTGGATATCCCTCAGGTGAATCGTGGCTCTGTGTATATGTCAGCAAAAAACAAAGTTGGCATCGAGGAATTGATAGATCAAATTCGCAAGCATATTTTTGTCGACTATACTCACTGTGAAATGCTGATTCCATTTGATCAAGGACAGCTGGTTTCTTATTTCAATGAAAATGGTCACATAACCGAAACAGAATATGAGGCAACCGGATATCGAATAAAGCTTGAGTGCAAGAAAACGGATTATGAGAAATATAAACGGTACGTTATTCATCCGGAATGA
- a CDS encoding NAD(P)-dependent oxidoreductase — translation MTSPLKGDLEINFQEAERGLSPREALEESNRCLYCYDAPCIQACPTGIDIPGFIKKIASGNFKGSAKTIMTANPVGASCARVCPTEELCEGACVLNHSTKPIMIGNLQRYSTDWAIHNKQALFKAGKKNGKKVAIVGSGPAGLSAARELALLGYSVTIFEAEKNPGGLNTYGIVSFRLPQSISYWEVEQVKSLDVDIKTNIRVGVDVSANQLTADFDAVILAIGMSDVPKLGIEGEDLADVYDAIDFVKATKTGAITDKFIGKKMAVIGAGNTAIDAATCSVRLGAEQVSIIYRRTQKEMTAYDFEYEFAKQEGVGFHWLTAPSRILSDESGQVTGIECVKMVLSEAGEDGRRRPVQISGSEFVIPVDGVIRAIGQSRYVGLIEQFGIQHDDGVVTLEGDSFRTSNEKIFACGDVIFGKGQGEAMVVSAAQQGKKTAYEIDSILMGEAVTLLNNYKN, via the coding sequence ATGACAAGCCCGTTAAAAGGTGATCTGGAGATTAACTTTCAGGAAGCGGAGAGGGGGTTATCCCCAAGGGAAGCTTTGGAAGAATCGAATCGATGTTTATACTGCTATGATGCCCCATGCATCCAAGCCTGTCCGACCGGAATAGATATTCCAGGTTTTATTAAGAAGATAGCTTCAGGTAATTTTAAAGGATCGGCCAAGACCATCATGACAGCCAATCCTGTCGGTGCCAGCTGTGCGCGGGTATGTCCGACTGAGGAGCTATGTGAGGGGGCATGTGTCCTGAACCATTCTACAAAGCCAATCATGATTGGCAATCTCCAGCGTTATTCCACAGATTGGGCCATCCATAATAAACAAGCCCTATTCAAGGCCGGAAAGAAGAATGGCAAAAAAGTTGCCATTGTAGGAAGCGGTCCGGCGGGTTTGTCTGCAGCAAGGGAGCTAGCCTTGCTTGGCTACAGTGTAACCATTTTCGAAGCTGAAAAGAATCCAGGCGGATTAAATACTTACGGAATTGTATCGTTCCGTTTACCTCAGAGCATTTCTTATTGGGAAGTTGAACAAGTAAAGAGTTTGGATGTTGATATTAAAACGAATATACGGGTCGGGGTGGATGTTTCCGCAAATCAGCTGACTGCCGACTTTGATGCGGTCATTTTAGCGATCGGCATGTCCGATGTTCCTAAGCTTGGAATTGAAGGGGAGGACTTGGCTGACGTTTATGATGCAATCGATTTCGTAAAAGCAACGAAAACAGGGGCAATCACTGATAAATTCATTGGGAAGAAGATGGCGGTAATAGGGGCTGGAAACACGGCGATCGATGCCGCAACCTGTTCTGTACGCCTGGGCGCCGAACAGGTGAGCATTATTTATCGTCGTACCCAAAAGGAAATGACAGCCTATGATTTTGAATATGAGTTTGCCAAACAAGAAGGTGTCGGGTTTCATTGGCTGACTGCCCCTTCCAGGATACTCTCGGATGAAAGCGGCCAGGTTACGGGCATCGAATGCGTGAAGATGGTGCTTAGCGAGGCGGGGGAAGATGGCCGGCGCCGTCCAGTCCAAATTTCCGGATCAGAGTTCGTCATACCGGTCGATGGGGTCATTCGTGCCATAGGCCAATCCAGATATGTAGGATTGATTGAGCAGTTCGGCATTCAACATGATGATGGTGTCGTAACATTGGAGGGTGATTCCTTCAGAACATCCAATGAAAAGATCTTTGCGTGCGGTGACGTGATCTTCGGAAAAGGACAAGGTGAGGCAATGGTTGTTTCAGCTGCCCAGCAAGGGAAGAAGACAGCCTATGAAATTGACTCGATTTTGATGGGCGAAGCGGTGACATTGCTTAATAACTATAAAAATTAG
- the preA gene encoding NAD-dependent dihydropyrimidine dehydrogenase subunit PreA has translation MADLSIDLAGIKSPNPFWLASAPPTNSGYQVQRAFEAGWGGAVWKTLGDPILNVSSRFAAVSFNGQRVAGFNNIELITDRPLEVNLKEIYETKKRFPDHAIIASVMVEPQQEKWHEIIKRIEDVGVDGYELNFGCPHGMAERGMGAASGQVPELVEKQTYWAKEAASKPVIVKLTPNITDITVTAEAAVRGGADAISMINTINSLAGVDIHSWNTIPHVGGKGAHGGYCGPAVKPIALNMVAECARNKMINVPISGIGGISNWQDTVEFLLMGSTGVQICTAAMHHGFRIVEDLIDGLSNYLDEKGISSVMDIVGKSVPRYSDWGNLDLNYKVVARINNDVCINCNKCHIACEDTSHQCIDMLKDTSGSSFLRVREEDCVGCNLCSIVCPVDGAIDMIELTNELPPMTWNERQSFLGGISSESVDFVK, from the coding sequence ATGGCTGATTTATCAATTGATCTTGCAGGTATTAAATCTCCCAATCCTTTTTGGCTTGCTTCAGCACCACCTACTAATTCGGGTTATCAAGTCCAGCGCGCATTTGAAGCTGGCTGGGGTGGAGCTGTTTGGAAGACATTGGGTGATCCCATCCTGAATGTTTCATCGCGTTTTGCAGCGGTCAGCTTTAATGGACAGAGAGTTGCCGGGTTCAACAATATAGAATTGATTACGGATCGACCTCTTGAAGTGAATCTGAAGGAAATATATGAAACGAAGAAGAGATTCCCTGATCATGCAATCATTGCATCGGTGATGGTGGAGCCGCAACAGGAAAAGTGGCATGAAATCATCAAACGTATAGAAGATGTAGGGGTCGATGGTTACGAGTTGAACTTTGGTTGCCCGCACGGTATGGCAGAGCGTGGGATGGGAGCTGCTTCGGGACAGGTTCCCGAACTTGTGGAAAAGCAAACATACTGGGCGAAGGAAGCTGCATCCAAACCCGTCATCGTCAAGCTTACACCCAATATAACTGACATTACGGTTACGGCTGAAGCGGCGGTGCGCGGCGGTGCCGATGCAATAAGCATGATCAATACGATCAACAGCTTGGCGGGAGTGGACATCCATTCATGGAATACGATTCCTCATGTAGGCGGCAAGGGCGCTCACGGAGGGTATTGCGGTCCGGCCGTGAAGCCGATTGCCTTGAATATGGTGGCTGAGTGTGCAAGGAATAAAATGATCAATGTTCCCATTTCCGGAATAGGGGGCATTTCAAATTGGCAGGATACTGTGGAATTTTTATTGATGGGTTCGACTGGAGTTCAAATTTGTACGGCTGCCATGCATCACGGTTTTAGAATAGTAGAAGACTTGATTGATGGCCTGTCCAATTACCTTGATGAAAAAGGGATTTCTTCCGTGATGGATATTGTCGGTAAGTCCGTACCGCGTTATTCCGACTGGGGGAATTTAGATCTCAATTACAAGGTTGTTGCGCGCATTAATAATGATGTGTGCATCAACTGCAATAAATGCCATATTGCGTGTGAAGATACATCTCATCAATGTATAGATATGTTAAAGGACACGTCAGGCAGCTCCTTCTTGAGAGTGCGCGAAGAGGATTGTGTAGGCTGTAACCTTTGCTCGATCGTCTGTCCGGTCGATGGGGCGATCGATATGATCGAATTGACAAATGAATTACCGCCAATGACATGGAATGAACGCCAGTCGTTCCTTGGGGGCATAAGCAGTGAAAGTGTTGATTTCGTAAAATGA